The following proteins are co-located in the Pseudomonas synxantha genome:
- a CDS encoding putative bifunctional diguanylate cyclase/phosphodiesterase, with product MNAKAARANRRILIVDDTASIHQDFRKILCADQQGEQTLDSLESTLFGTTAPVRLGFELDSAYQGEEALALVNTALAANAPYAMVFIDMRMPPGWDGLQTIEQLWKADPNLQIALCTAYSDYSFEAIEARLKYDDQLLILKKPFDPLEIRQMASALTWKWQLAQDVALKVIGLERTIEERVQELLKVSHLLQYDALTALPNSTLLGDRLTQAIALGRRHDTQLAVMFLGLDRFKRINNALGYPVGDELLQQVSQSLATTVRASDSVFRYGSDEFVILLNDIQHPQQTQHIAQKVLKAVSVTRHVAGHDLSITASLGISICPNDSAHAVALIKHAETAMHTSKERGPNDFSFYTEDMNRRAQHQQHLESALRQALERDEFTLHYQPKLALKTGRIVGAEALARWFQPRAGWISPADFIPVAEDSGLIVRLTQWVLRQACEQAQAWRAMGLPPLPISVNISAIDFRQRDFVDNLAAILQHTGLPPTLLELEITESVLMQNVDATVDRLHRIKAMGVRLALDDFGTGYSSLSYLRRFPIDVLKIDQSFVRGLSVNSQDAQLISAIIGMGKSLELNIIAEGVETVEQLKFLQAQQCEEGQGFLFSKALPAEDFAQLLQAGGATLMPDQ from the coding sequence ATGAACGCCAAGGCTGCGCGGGCCAACCGCCGCATTCTGATCGTGGATGACACCGCCTCGATCCACCAGGACTTTCGCAAGATCCTGTGTGCCGATCAACAGGGTGAGCAAACCCTCGACAGCCTGGAGTCCACCCTCTTTGGCACAACTGCGCCGGTGCGCCTGGGCTTCGAGCTTGATTCCGCCTACCAGGGCGAGGAAGCACTGGCGCTGGTGAACACAGCCCTGGCCGCCAATGCCCCCTACGCCATGGTATTTATCGATATGCGCATGCCCCCTGGCTGGGATGGCCTGCAAACCATCGAACAGCTGTGGAAGGCCGACCCCAACCTGCAAATCGCCTTGTGCACCGCCTATTCGGACTATTCCTTCGAAGCCATCGAAGCGCGGTTGAAATACGACGACCAGTTGCTGATCCTGAAAAAGCCCTTCGACCCCCTGGAAATCCGCCAGATGGCCAGCGCCCTGACCTGGAAATGGCAGCTGGCCCAGGATGTAGCCCTCAAGGTGATCGGCCTGGAACGCACCATCGAGGAACGTGTGCAGGAGTTGCTCAAGGTCTCGCATTTGTTGCAATACGACGCGCTCACAGCCCTGCCCAACAGCACATTGCTGGGTGACCGGCTGACCCAGGCGATCGCCTTGGGCCGGCGGCACGACACACAACTGGCGGTGATGTTCCTCGGGCTCGACCGCTTCAAGCGCATCAACAACGCCCTGGGTTACCCGGTGGGCGACGAACTGCTGCAGCAGGTCAGCCAAAGCCTGGCGACGACGGTGCGGGCCTCCGACTCGGTGTTTCGCTATGGCTCCGATGAGTTCGTGATCCTGCTCAACGACATCCAGCATCCCCAGCAAACCCAGCATATTGCGCAGAAGGTGCTCAAGGCGGTCAGCGTGACTCGCCACGTGGCGGGGCATGACCTGAGCATCACCGCCAGCCTGGGGATCAGTATTTGCCCCAATGACAGCGCCCATGCGGTGGCGTTGATCAAGCATGCGGAAACTGCCATGCACACCAGCAAGGAGCGTGGCCCGAACGACTTCAGTTTCTACACCGAAGACATGAACCGGCGCGCCCAGCACCAGCAACACCTGGAAAGCGCGCTGCGCCAGGCCCTGGAGCGGGATGAATTCACCCTGCACTACCAACCCAAGCTGGCGCTGAAAACCGGGCGCATCGTCGGTGCCGAAGCGCTGGCCCGCTGGTTCCAGCCGCGTGCAGGCTGGATCAGCCCGGCGGACTTCATTCCGGTTGCCGAAGACAGTGGGCTGATCGTGCGCCTGACCCAATGGGTGTTGCGCCAGGCTTGCGAACAAGCCCAGGCATGGCGGGCCATGGGCCTGCCGCCCTTGCCGATCTCGGTGAATATCTCGGCCATCGACTTCCGCCAGCGCGACTTTGTTGACAACCTGGCCGCCATCCTCCAGCACACCGGCCTGCCACCTACCCTGCTGGAACTGGAGATCACCGAAAGCGTACTGATGCAAAACGTCGACGCCACTGTGGATAGGTTGCACCGGATCAAGGCCATGGGCGTACGCCTGGCCCTGGATGATTTCGGCACCGGCTACTCCAGCCTCAGCTACCTGCGGCGCTTTCCCATCGACGTGCTGAAAATCGACCAGTCCTTCGTGCGCGGCCTGAGTGTAAATAGCCAGGACGCACAGCTGATCAGCGCTATCATCGGCATGGGCAAGAGCCTGGAGCTGAACATCATCGCCGAAGGCGTGGAAACCGTTGAACAGTTGAAATTCCTGCAAGCCCAGCAGTGCGAGGAAGGCCAGGGTTTTCTCTTCAGCAAGGCATTGCCGGCCGAGGACTTCGCCCAGTTGCTGCAAGCGGGTGGCGCAACACTGATGCCCGATCAATAA
- a CDS encoding cytochrome-c peroxidase yields MSNVSIYRLGLMWVLGAGLAVPLMAAPLDEALKPLPAIAVLDPAKVELGRQLFNEPRLSVNNTLSCASCHHLETSGADDKAFSLGFDGKPVSLNTPTVFNASLNFKQFWDGRVNTLQAQVEHVVISPVEMGSDWKTVVQNLSSLPVYQNAFKQAYADGVTAANVQDALATYERTLLTPNSRFDQYLLGNTEILTIQEKYGYQRFKDYGCIACHQGVNIGGNMFQKFGVMGDYFKARGNPLESDLGRYLVTQDEEDRHVFKVPSLRNVAVTAPYFHDASAKTLEEAVDVMFKYQLGRTPSQEDKDLIIQFLKTLTGEWAGKPL; encoded by the coding sequence TTGAGCAATGTCTCGATTTACCGCCTCGGCCTGATGTGGGTGCTGGGGGCGGGCCTAGCGGTGCCGTTGATGGCCGCACCGCTGGACGAAGCGCTCAAGCCCCTGCCGGCCATTGCGGTACTTGACCCGGCCAAAGTCGAACTGGGCCGCCAACTGTTCAATGAGCCACGGCTGTCGGTCAACAACACGCTGTCCTGCGCCAGCTGTCACCACCTGGAAACCAGTGGTGCCGATGACAAAGCCTTCTCCCTGGGCTTTGACGGCAAGCCGGTGTCCCTCAACACGCCCACCGTGTTCAACGCCAGCCTTAATTTCAAGCAGTTCTGGGATGGACGGGTCAATACCCTGCAAGCGCAGGTCGAACACGTAGTAATCAGTCCGGTGGAAATGGGCAGTGACTGGAAAACCGTGGTGCAGAACCTGTCCTCCCTGCCCGTCTACCAGAACGCGTTCAAGCAGGCGTACGCCGACGGCGTCACCGCAGCCAATGTGCAAGACGCCCTGGCCACCTATGAGCGTACGCTGCTGACCCCCAACTCGCGGTTTGACCAGTACCTGCTGGGTAATACCGAGATTTTGACGATCCAGGAAAAGTACGGCTACCAGCGCTTCAAGGACTACGGGTGCATCGCCTGCCACCAGGGGGTGAATATCGGCGGCAACATGTTCCAGAAATTCGGCGTGATGGGCGACTATTTCAAGGCCCGCGGCAACCCGCTGGAATCGGACCTGGGCCGCTATCTGGTGACCCAGGATGAAGAAGACCGGCATGTGTTCAAGGTACCCAGCCTGCGCAATGTGGCGGTCACCGCGCCGTACTTCCACGACGCCTCGGCCAAGACCCTGGAGGAGGCCGTCGACGTGATGTTCAAATACCAGCTGGGACGCACGCCGAGCCAGGAAGACAAGGACCTGATCATCCAGTTCCTCAAGACCTTGACCGGCGAATGGGCGGGCAAGCCACTATGA
- a CDS encoding DAHL domain-containing protein: MSRSSRVSRRRISQMLLGLITLLLVSTLVFLYLKSSRDQTASYTQSRDLIRQLQQLNAQWDSEVLKARIAITHNYDPLVTPLAEMTRLWADLQSRDTYHNPVDLPRWRSSQEAYQAAIQEKARLVDQFKSHNAVLRNSLAFLPTAEDDIQAQFNEIDDEGRLRLQGVATDTYDLLLSSLEFAQVTSDERAADILVGLGKLAINKESLPSDFQAPVEILSNHISLILREQPLVNSLLERIAAVPVAERLDELTTHLNQDQQTADLVDHQYHRYLLVFSTLLVVLLLYLAMRLLRSFAEINRVNRALQAANETLEQRVERRTQQLKDAQSELMDSARQAGMAEIATNVLHNVGNVLNSVNISADLVTRTLRNSKAQGLGKAMQLLNEHPDDLATFLTEDAKGKLLPGYLNQLVDAIALEQQGMADELTQLSKSVDHIKDIVSTQQSYAGASSLLEPVDIGALMDDALRMNAGALSRHHVTVVKEYAQVPQILGDKHRLLLIMVNLISNAKYAMTGLSDRPRQMTLTVLPGADDTLKISVKDDGEGIPPENMIRIFTHGFTTRKEGHGFGLHSCALAAVEMNGQLSAHSDGPGRGAVFTLTIPLTHAGTTP, from the coding sequence ATGAGCCGCTCGTCACGCGTGTCACGACGCCGCATCAGCCAGATGCTCTTGGGCTTGATAACCCTGCTGCTGGTTTCGACGCTGGTGTTTCTGTACCTCAAGTCCTCCCGCGACCAGACGGCCAGTTATACCCAGTCACGGGACCTGATCCGCCAGCTCCAGCAGCTCAATGCCCAGTGGGACAGCGAAGTGCTCAAGGCGCGAATTGCGATTACCCACAACTACGATCCTCTGGTCACGCCGCTGGCGGAAATGACGCGTCTATGGGCTGACCTGCAGAGCCGCGACACCTATCACAATCCGGTCGACCTGCCGCGTTGGCGCAGCAGCCAGGAAGCCTATCAGGCCGCCATCCAGGAAAAAGCGCGATTGGTGGACCAGTTCAAATCCCACAACGCGGTATTGCGCAACTCCCTGGCCTTTCTGCCGACGGCCGAAGACGATATCCAGGCCCAATTCAATGAAATTGACGATGAAGGCCGGCTGCGCCTGCAAGGCGTGGCCACCGACACCTACGACCTGCTGCTCAGCAGCCTGGAGTTTGCCCAGGTTACCAGCGACGAGCGCGCTGCCGATATCCTGGTAGGCCTGGGCAAGCTGGCGATCAACAAGGAGAGCCTGCCCAGCGACTTCCAGGCGCCGGTGGAGATCCTCAGCAATCACATCTCGCTGATCCTGCGCGAGCAGCCGCTGGTCAACAGCCTGCTTGAGCGGATTGCCGCGGTCCCGGTAGCCGAACGCCTGGACGAGCTGACCACCCACCTCAACCAGGACCAGCAAACGGCCGATCTGGTTGATCATCAATACCATCGCTACCTGTTGGTATTCTCGACCTTGCTGGTGGTGTTGCTGCTCTACCTGGCGATGCGCCTGCTGCGCAGTTTCGCCGAGATCAACCGGGTCAATCGTGCCTTGCAGGCGGCCAACGAAACCCTGGAGCAACGGGTGGAACGCCGCACCCAACAGCTCAAGGATGCCCAGAGCGAACTGATGGACAGCGCCCGCCAGGCCGGCATGGCCGAGATCGCCACCAACGTGCTGCACAATGTCGGCAACGTGCTCAACAGCGTGAATATCTCCGCCGACCTGGTCACGCGCACATTGCGCAATAGCAAGGCACAGGGCCTGGGCAAGGCCATGCAATTGCTCAACGAGCACCCCGACGACCTGGCTACCTTCCTTACAGAGGATGCCAAAGGCAAATTGCTGCCGGGCTATTTGAACCAACTGGTGGACGCGATTGCACTTGAACAGCAAGGCATGGCCGACGAGCTGACGCAATTGAGCAAGAGCGTCGACCACATCAAGGACATCGTCTCGACCCAACAGTCCTATGCGGGGGCTTCATCATTGCTCGAACCCGTCGACATCGGTGCCCTGATGGACGACGCCTTGCGCATGAACGCCGGCGCCCTGAGCCGTCATCACGTCACCGTGGTCAAGGAGTACGCGCAGGTGCCGCAGATTCTCGGCGACAAGCACCGGCTGCTGCTGATCATGGTCAACCTGATCAGCAACGCCAAGTACGCCATGACCGGCCTCAGCGACCGGCCACGCCAGATGACCCTGACGGTGCTGCCGGGGGCTGACGACACCTTGAAGATCAGCGTGAAGGATGACGGCGAAGGGATACCGCCCGAAAACATGATCCGGATCTTCACCCACGGCTTTACCACGCGCAAGGAAGGCCATGGCTTCGGCCTGCACAGCTGCGCCCTGGCGGCCGTGGAAATGAATGGCCAGCTCAGCGCCCACAGCGACGGGCCGGGCCGTGGTGCTGTGTTTACCTTGACCATCCCTCTCACTCACGCCGGAACAACCCCATGA
- a CDS encoding ATP-binding protein: MNKPPNRRVLLIDDTPSIHDDFRKILMPAVESNQALDAMESALFGETAKPQAQAFELHSAYGGEEGLGLLTTAMAEKRPYALAFVDMRMPQGWDGARTIEELWKVAPDLQVVVCTAYSDYSWEDLLFRLHAHERLLILKKPFDNIEVQQMANTLANKWDMARRASLQTEQLEQLVAQRTQALQLEIDERKLLESQLVQSEKLASLGQLAAGVAHEINNPVGFISSNLSTLDSYFNRLQQMLEAYQHSEAFITAQDQRDQLLALRTTLELDFLREDIPILIRESKEGIGRVVQIVKDLKNFSRVDNDQTWQFANLQHGIDSTLNIVASELKYKADVIKHYAPLPDIECLVSQLNQVVMNLVINAAQAMGPERGTITISNGVEGENVWLEVADNGCGIAPETVQKIFDPFFTTKPVGEGTGLGLSLSYGIVKKHRGDICVSSELGKGTTFRVVLPIRQTAA; the protein is encoded by the coding sequence ATGAACAAACCGCCCAACCGGCGCGTCCTGCTGATTGATGACACGCCGTCCATCCATGACGATTTTCGCAAGATCCTGATGCCGGCGGTGGAATCCAACCAAGCGTTGGACGCTATGGAGTCAGCCCTGTTTGGTGAAACCGCCAAACCTCAGGCCCAGGCGTTCGAGCTGCATTCGGCCTATGGCGGCGAAGAAGGCCTGGGCTTGCTGACCACCGCCATGGCCGAAAAACGCCCCTATGCCTTGGCCTTTGTCGACATGCGCATGCCCCAGGGCTGGGACGGTGCCCGCACGATTGAAGAATTGTGGAAAGTCGCCCCCGACCTGCAAGTGGTGGTGTGTACCGCGTACTCCGATTACTCCTGGGAAGACCTGCTGTTTCGCCTGCATGCCCACGAGCGCTTGCTGATCCTGAAAAAACCCTTCGACAACATTGAAGTCCAGCAAATGGCCAACACCCTGGCCAACAAATGGGACATGGCCCGCCGTGCCTCCCTGCAAACCGAGCAGCTGGAGCAACTGGTGGCACAGCGCACCCAGGCGCTGCAACTGGAAATCGACGAGCGCAAGCTGTTGGAAAGCCAACTGGTGCAATCGGAGAAACTCGCCTCATTGGGGCAACTCGCAGCCGGAGTCGCCCATGAGATCAACAACCCGGTAGGCTTCATTTCCTCCAACCTCAGTACCCTCGACAGTTACTTCAATCGACTGCAGCAGATGCTCGAGGCCTACCAGCACAGCGAAGCGTTCATTACGGCGCAGGACCAGCGCGATCAACTCCTGGCACTGCGCACGACGCTGGAGTTGGACTTTCTCAGGGAGGACATTCCGATCCTGATACGCGAATCCAAGGAGGGCATTGGCCGCGTGGTACAGATCGTCAAGGACCTGAAGAATTTCTCACGAGTGGATAACGACCAGACCTGGCAGTTCGCCAACTTGCAGCACGGCATCGATTCAACATTGAATATTGTCGCCAGCGAACTCAAGTACAAGGCCGACGTGATCAAGCACTATGCGCCCTTGCCAGACATCGAATGCCTGGTCTCGCAGCTCAATCAGGTAGTGATGAACCTGGTGATCAACGCAGCCCAAGCCATGGGCCCGGAGCGTGGCACCATTACCATCAGCAACGGCGTGGAAGGCGAGAACGTCTGGCTGGAAGTGGCCGACAACGGCTGTGGGATTGCGCCTGAAACCGTGCAGAAGATCTTCGACCCGTTTTTCACCACCAAGCCGGTGGGCGAAGGTACGGGGTTGGGGCTGTCACTGTCCTATGGCATCGTCAAGAAACACCGCGGCGATATTTGCGTCAGCAGTGAACTGGGCAAGGGCACGACCTTTCGGGTGGTACTGCCGATTCGGCAGACGGCGGCGTAG
- a CDS encoding type B 50S ribosomal protein L31: protein MKAGIHPDYRTVLFHDTAADVFFLIGSTADSDRTHKHSDGNTYPYIPLDVSSASHPIYTGQQRKTQAEGRIAGFNKRFASFGSSPKKADA from the coding sequence ATGAAAGCTGGTATCCACCCTGACTATCGCACCGTGCTGTTCCACGACACTGCCGCCGATGTGTTCTTCCTGATCGGCTCCACCGCCGACAGCGACCGCACCCACAAACACAGCGATGGCAACACCTATCCCTACATCCCGTTGGACGTGTCCAGCGCGTCGCACCCGATTTACACCGGCCAGCAGCGCAAGACCCAGGCCGAAGGCCGGATTGCCGGGTTCAACAAGCGCTTTGCATCCTTTGGTTCGAGTCCAAAAAAGGCTGACGCTTGA
- a CDS encoding FMN-binding glutamate synthase family protein, with amino-acid sequence MSLSLLSRYAFFAVCVIFTLASLPFIEHEWLWPITLVTGILSLIGIFDLLQSPHAVRRNYPILGNIRYLVEGIRPEIRQYLLESDSDALPFSRAQRSLVYSRAKNETADKPFGTLIDVYQSGFEFIGHSMRPAPLSDPSAFRVMVGGPQCTQPYSASVFNISAMSFGSLSANAIRALNQGAKLGNFAHDTGEGSISPYHRENGGDLTWELGSGYFGCRTSDGRFDPERFAVQAQNPQVRMIEIKMSQGAKPGHGGILPKHKVTQEIADTRGIMMGEDCISPSRHSAFSTPIELMQFIAQLRELSGGKPVGFKFCLGHPWEFMGIAKAMLETGILPDFIVVDGKEGGTGAAPVEFTDHIGVPLREGLLFVHNTLVGLNLRDKIKLGASGKIVSAFDIASVLAIGADWANSARGFMFAIGCIQSQSCHTNKCPTGVATQDPLRQRALVVPDKAQRVFNFHRNTLHALAEMLAAAGLDHPSQLSAKHLVRRMSATEIKLFSQLHVFLKPGELLTGEVNGEFYSRMWQMARADSFEPHEVAAA; translated from the coding sequence ATGAGTCTGTCTTTGTTAAGCCGTTACGCCTTCTTTGCCGTGTGCGTCATTTTCACCCTCGCCAGCCTCCCTTTTATCGAACATGAATGGCTGTGGCCCATCACCCTGGTCACCGGCATCCTCAGCCTGATCGGTATTTTCGACCTGCTGCAAAGCCCCCACGCGGTGCGCCGCAACTACCCGATCCTGGGCAATATCCGTTACCTGGTGGAAGGTATCCGCCCGGAAATCCGCCAGTACCTGCTGGAGTCCGACAGCGACGCCCTGCCCTTCTCCCGGGCACAGCGTTCACTGGTGTACTCGCGTGCCAAGAACGAAACGGCGGACAAGCCCTTCGGCACCTTGATTGACGTGTACCAGTCGGGCTTCGAATTTATCGGCCACTCCATGCGCCCGGCGCCGTTGAGTGACCCCAGTGCCTTTCGCGTGATGGTCGGCGGCCCACAGTGCACGCAGCCGTACTCGGCGTCGGTGTTCAATATCTCGGCGATGAGCTTTGGCTCGTTGAGTGCCAACGCGATTCGCGCCCTCAACCAGGGCGCCAAGCTCGGCAATTTTGCCCATGACACCGGTGAAGGCAGCATCAGCCCCTACCATCGCGAAAACGGCGGCGACCTGACCTGGGAACTGGGCAGCGGGTACTTCGGCTGCCGCACCAGCGACGGTCGTTTTGACCCGGAACGCTTCGCCGTGCAGGCGCAGAACCCGCAAGTGCGCATGATTGAAATCAAGATGAGCCAGGGCGCGAAGCCCGGCCATGGCGGGATTCTGCCCAAGCACAAGGTCACCCAGGAAATCGCTGATACCCGCGGCATCATGATGGGCGAAGACTGCATCTCGCCATCGCGGCACAGTGCGTTTTCCACGCCAATCGAGCTGATGCAGTTCATCGCCCAGTTGCGTGAACTGTCCGGCGGCAAGCCGGTAGGCTTCAAGTTTTGCCTGGGCCACCCCTGGGAATTCATGGGCATCGCCAAGGCCATGCTCGAAACAGGCATCCTCCCGGACTTTATCGTGGTCGATGGCAAGGAAGGCGGGACCGGCGCCGCGCCGGTGGAGTTCACCGACCATATCGGCGTGCCGCTGCGTGAGGGCCTGCTGTTTGTGCACAACACCCTGGTGGGGCTGAACCTGCGCGACAAGATCAAGCTTGGCGCCAGCGGCAAGATCGTCAGCGCCTTCGATATCGCCAGCGTCCTGGCCATCGGCGCCGACTGGGCCAACTCGGCGCGCGGCTTCATGTTCGCCATCGGCTGCATCCAGTCGCAAAGCTGCCACACCAACAAATGTCCGACCGGCGTCGCCACCCAGGACCCACTGCGCCAACGCGCCCTGGTGGTGCCAGACAAAGCCCAGCGCGTGTTCAACTTCCACCGCAACACCCTGCACGCCTTGGCGGAAATGCTCGCCGCTGCCGGCCTGGATCATCCCTCGCAGTTGTCGGCCAAGCACCTGGTGCGGCGCATGTCGGCGACCGAGATCAAGCTGTTCTCGCAGTTGCATGTGTTCTTGAAACCCGGTGAATTGCTCACCGGCGAAGTGAACGGTGAGTTCTATTCACGCATGTGGCAAATGGCACGAGCGGATAGTTTTGAACCCCATGAAGTCGCCGCTGCCTGA
- a CDS encoding putative quinol monooxygenase, whose product MLKVIAEDFIRPEHLETVRPWYAELVEKTRQEPLCIAYDLFVDQKDPGHFIFIEQWPDQAALDAHFQTEHFKRLVPQINAYQAEPCRFLLMDAF is encoded by the coding sequence ATGTTGAAAGTCATCGCCGAGGATTTCATCCGGCCTGAACACCTGGAGACTGTGCGCCCGTGGTACGCAGAACTGGTGGAAAAAACCCGCCAGGAACCGCTGTGCATCGCCTACGATCTGTTCGTTGACCAGAAAGACCCGGGACACTTTATTTTTATCGAACAATGGCCCGATCAGGCGGCGCTGGATGCGCACTTCCAGACCGAGCACTTCAAACGGTTGGTGCCGCAGATCAACGCCTATCAGGCCGAGCCGTGCAGGTTCTTGTTGATGGACGCTTTCTGA
- a CDS encoding cupin domain-containing protein, producing MPLLDFVAIAEQLPESWKSTGLGQVGSARIKVLRMDGQAYEEETHDYNEGLLVVSGLLRLSIADKKIRVGAGQMYLVEAGTAHAVLPGSEGTLVIIDV from the coding sequence ATGCCGTTATTGGACTTCGTCGCCATCGCCGAGCAATTGCCTGAAAGCTGGAAATCCACCGGCCTGGGCCAGGTCGGCTCAGCGCGGATCAAGGTGTTACGCATGGATGGGCAGGCGTATGAAGAAGAAACCCATGATTACAACGAAGGACTGCTGGTAGTCAGCGGCCTGTTGCGCTTGAGCATCGCCGACAAGAAGATCCGAGTGGGTGCCGGCCAGATGTACCTTGTCGAAGCGGGTACTGCTCATGCCGTGCTGCCCGGTAGCGAAGGCACGCTGGTCATCATTGATGTCTAG
- a CDS encoding OpgC family protein codes for MLNGRDPRIDFFRGLALIFIFWDHVPHNPLGLITLRNFGFSDAAEVFVFLAGFASVLAYGKVLQREGYWMACLKILRRTWVLYVVHIFLLALLMGIVFFANSHVETRDLVAEMGLTHFVTHPQQALTDELLLRFKPNLMDPLPLYIVLLAGLSVVLPLMVRATWAVVGVSLVVYLLAPWMGWNLRAIADGVWYFNPVTWQLLFVLGGAAAIYSQRTREPEKRPLQRQPLFVAAALYVLVAGVITLSWLWPEVHDAVMPAALSNLLYPISKTDLSPVRLVHFLALAYVTAKLLPERGWTQNPLAERVCQMGRYSLEVFCLGVVLAPLADMLNALAGDAMAMQLLTALVGVVLMSALAVWLEFNKRLNQAPRETTQNR; via the coding sequence ATGCTGAACGGACGCGACCCGCGCATCGATTTTTTTCGGGGCCTGGCGTTGATCTTCATTTTCTGGGATCACGTGCCCCACAACCCGCTCGGCTTGATCACCTTGCGTAACTTCGGCTTCAGCGACGCGGCGGAAGTCTTCGTATTTCTCGCCGGCTTCGCCTCGGTACTGGCCTACGGCAAAGTCCTGCAGCGCGAGGGCTACTGGATGGCCTGCCTGAAGATCCTGCGGCGCACCTGGGTGCTGTACGTGGTGCATATCTTCCTGCTGGCACTGTTGATGGGCATTGTGTTCTTCGCCAACAGCCATGTGGAAACCCGTGACCTGGTGGCGGAGATGGGCCTGACGCACTTCGTCACCCACCCGCAGCAAGCGCTGACCGATGAGCTGCTGCTGCGCTTCAAGCCCAACCTGATGGACCCGTTGCCGCTGTACATCGTCTTGCTTGCCGGTTTGTCCGTGGTGCTGCCACTGATGGTGCGCGCTACCTGGGCGGTGGTGGGCGTTTCGCTGGTGGTGTACCTGCTGGCACCGTGGATGGGCTGGAACCTGCGGGCGATCGCCGATGGCGTGTGGTATTTCAATCCCGTCACCTGGCAATTGCTGTTTGTGCTGGGAGGCGCCGCGGCGATCTACAGCCAGCGCACCCGAGAGCCAGAGAAGCGCCCCTTGCAGCGTCAGCCGCTGTTTGTCGCAGCGGCGCTGTACGTGCTGGTGGCTGGCGTGATCACGCTGTCGTGGCTCTGGCCTGAAGTCCATGACGCAGTGATGCCGGCCGCGCTCAGCAACCTGCTGTACCCCATCAGCAAGACCGACCTGTCGCCGGTGCGCCTTGTGCATTTCCTTGCCCTGGCCTATGTCACCGCTAAGCTGCTGCCCGAACGGGGCTGGACGCAAAACCCGCTGGCCGAGCGCGTCTGCCAGATGGGCCGCTATTCACTCGAGGTATTTTGCCTGGGTGTGGTGCTGGCGCCGCTGGCAGATATGCTCAATGCCCTGGCGGGTGACGCCATGGCCATGCAGTTGCTCACCGCCCTGGTCGGCGTGGTGCTGATGTCGGCCCTCGCAGTCTGGCTGGAGTTCAACAAACGCCTCAATCAGGCGCCGCGCGAAACGACGCAAAATAGGTAA